The sequence aatacatttaatcaaTGTCCATTTGTTGAAGACTGCTCACTCATTCCCATATTAGTCCATGTAGGCTAACTGCAAACCATATGCCTATTTTTGAAACAGGCTTGATCCAATGAAAGTCACCACAGATGATTTTAGTGTCAGCTTTATTCTGTATTCTCCAACTATAGAAATTGTATCAAAAATGTAAGATTGGAAAAAAAAGATTTGCCTTTTTTGAAGCAGTGCgttgtagaaatgtttgtaatAAATGCAAGGACCTGTTAAATCCCAGGAACCGGTAAATTATGTAAACTTCATTAATATTCAAATTGAAAATGCATCAACGTAATGTTTTCTGCATCTCTTCAAATATGATGTGGCATATAACAACCCAACTTGCACGGTAAAATGATTGACTAAACACGATTCAATTTGCATATTAATGAGTGCGATAAGAGATTATAATATTTGGTCTTTTTTTCCCTTCAGGGAACGTCTATAATCTCCAGCATTTTATTTTCCTGAAATAGTGAAAAAAACAAATAGATAACTTTAAGAACAATGAAACTTAATTTTAATCAAATGTTCATAAAAGCCTTTGTAGTGACATTTTAGTTTCTGTGTGAGGGGAATTCTAAGTTTTTCCTATATATATAATTAAGCACACCAATTATTTTTTTAGCCTAGCTTTTTTTGGTACATTGTTAATGTCAGTGTTTTTGAAATGCTGTTATTTATAGTCCTTGCTTCATACGTGTTTGTCATAGCTTTCTGTGAATGTCTATCACCATTTTCTGTCAAAGGTGACACATTTAAACGTAGAAGTAGCTTTATGATACACAGAACCTTTAAGGAAATTATTGCTTTTTAAATGTCAGACTAGCACACGTAAAATCCTTGAAGCTTCACCAATTTTCTATATAAATCCACAAGAACAAGGGGAGTAGCTCAAGGCATTGGAGAGGAAGGTGCATCATCGCGCATGAAAGGACAGTGAAGACATGAGACACACAGCTCAAAATGCTCGCCTATTGATCGTGTTTAgggacaatacaattatcctacctggactagcctacaacaccacaatgcaatGAAAAATTGCATTATAGTTTTCGAGTACAACATTGTGCTCCAGGCTTTAAACTGCAGTGAACATGTCATTTGATTAACAGCGCAAAGGCGCTgtgatttgaatgtttcattccatttggatcagttgtaGGTCTACTCTCGACAGTCTGTAATGTCTAGAAAGGCacagtagcaggccagtctggctgtaCATCTGATACTAAGATGCGCTGACTGTTGCGGATCATCATTCTCACGTCTTTCTATAATAATGTGGCCACATATGCTCcaggcccagttattcaggaaagcttaaggcgcgctctgcctcctctccaatccGAGTGCCTATTCCTCACGCACATAGAACCTAACGCTTCATTATAGCCTAAATATTTGTGATTTAACTTTTTCAAATCTATTACCTTTTTTatgtgtggcataaacacaatcaCTCACAATGTTTTAATTGGATTTTGGTACTTCAAAAGTCTTCTGTAGGCTACCTGCGCACATTCGTCCAGTCCaatataattccagcatccaaactgtGCACAGGCAATTcaatgaatggaaagagacatctgttacaaaacagtaaaaagtgtaatgacatttggAGATTGCCAAGCCTTCGGTACTGGGTACCATGTAGGGaggatgtattttctgtttgtcgagGTTGACATAGGCCTAGTCTATttgattgtggtgttgaaaacgcaaaccatgatGTTGAAGAGCCCAAAGTTGGTAATCGGTATGCAGTTATGCTTTGCTTATTGGTTGTAGgtacagaaacctgttggtggaaaatgtGTTACGTATATTTAATAAATATAGCATCAACATATTGAACATCTGatttccccctagctgatcattgtccgcagccggctctgatcgtaatgtaatgaaacaggcagggagagttaGCTCCTCTGTGGTAGTCggtgaaccctcaaccttctggcccgtaaCCCTGCGTGGCATCACTGTGCCGCAAAAACATACTGAAGTGACAAAGTCGatatccacgtttataaacacagggtcgctACAGTTATTATTTGTGGTCGTAATCATTCTTTTTCAGTTAATTCAATGAGGGCGGAAGGTGTGCAATTTTCTTTACAGCACTACAGGGAGGGTGATGTGATCATATTTGTTacgttggggaggggggtgatgtTTTTTATGACACTACCAGTCATTTTCTAACTGTCCCTTATAATGGTAACCGTGGTAATTTGGCTGACCAATAaccgtcatccaaaattccattaCCTTCACAGCCCTAGATTTGTGTGGTCACAAAAGAAGGTGACAGAGCCATAGATGGGAGGTGTTATAAGTGTTTGTTGCACTGAGTACAGAAACCTCTTTGTTCTGTTGTAGCCATTTAAAGACTGCTTGACCCCACAACCTAGATCACTTAAAAGTAAGAGATCTAGGCAACACAATGCAGTAGATGGaaagtggtcccgtgtggctcagttggtagagcatggtattagcaacgccagggttgtgggtttgattcccacgggggaccagtatggagataaaaataaatgtatgcattcactactgcgtttactaaaatgtaaaatgtctctcAAAACCATTCACTCATCAGCCATCTGTGTTTCTCTTTCCTTCACAGACAATGAAGATGGAGATGGACGTATTTAACCCTTCCCACACTGCAGAGCTCCAGTTCCTCAGGTCGCGTGTTCGGGAACTGGAGAAAGAGAAGGCCGAAATGGCAGCTGAAAACCAACGGCTACATAACATGCTAGTGAAGGGTGAGCATGAGTAAaatcaatatacagttgaagtcagaagtttaagtacacttaggttggagtcattaaaactcgtttttcaaccactccacaaatttcttgttaacaaactatagttttggcaagtcggtttggacatctactttgtgcatgacacaagtaatttttccagcaattgtttacggacagattatttcacttataattcactgggtcaagaagtttacatacactaagttgactgtgcctttcaacagcttggaaaattccagaaaatgatgtcatggctttagaagcttctgataggctaattgacatcatttgagtcaattggaggtgtatctgtggatgtatttcaaggcctaccttcaaactcagtgcctctttgcttgacatcatgggaaaatcagaagaaatcagccaagtcctcagaaaaaaaattgtagacctccacaagtctggttcatccttgggagcaatttccaaacgcctgaaggtaccacgatcatctgtacaaacaatagtacgcaagtatgaacaccatgggaccaatcagcagtcataccgctcaggaaggagacgcgttctatctcctagagattaacatactttggtgcgaaaagtgcaaatcaatcccagaacaacagcaaaggaccttgtaaagatgctttatccacagtaaaacgagtcctatatcgacataacctgaaaggccgctcagcaaggaagaagccactgctccaaaaccgccataaaaaaagccagactatggtttgcaactgcacatggggacaaagattgtactttttggagaaatgtcctctggtctgatgaaacaaaaatagaactgtttggccataatgattgttgttatgtttggaggagaaagggggaggcttgcaaaccgaagaacaccgttacaaccgtgaagcatgggggagtcagcatcatgttgtgggggtgctttgccgcaggagggactgatacacttcacaaaatagatggcgtcatgaggtaggaaaattatgtggatatattgaagcaacatctcaagacatcagtcaggtagttaaagcttggttgcaaatgggtcttccaaatgcacaatgaccccaagcatacttccaaagttatggcaaaatggctcaaggacaacaaagtcaaggcattggagtagccatcccaaagccctgacctcaatcctatagaaaatttgtgggcagaactgaaaaagcgtgtgcgagcaaggaggcctacaaacctgactcagttacaccagctctgtcaggaggaatgggccaaaattcacccaacttattgtgggaagcttgtggaaggctactcgaaacgtttgactcaagctaaacaatttaaaggcaatgctaccaaatactaattgagtgtatgtaaacttctgacccactgggaatgtgatgaaagaaataaaagctgaaataaatcattctctctactattattctgacatttcacattcttaaaataaagtggtgatcctaactgacctaagacagggaatgaaAAACTGGGTTGAAATGTATTTATCTAAGGTgtgcagtcgtggccaaaagttttgagaatgacacaaatattaattttcacaaagtctgctgcctcagtttgtatgatggcaatttgcatatactccagaatgttatgaagagtgatcagatcaattgcaattaattgcaaagtccctctttgccatgcaaatgaactgaatccccaaaaaaacatttccactgcatttcagccctgcaacaaaaggaccagctgacatcatgtcagtgattctttcgttaacacaggtgtgagtgttgacgaggacaaggctggagatcactctgtcatgctgattgagttcgaataacagactggaagcttcaaaaggagggtggtgcttggaatcattgttcttcctctgtcaaccatgcttacctgcaaggaaacacatgccgtcatcattgctttgcacaaaaagggcttcacaggcaaggatattgctgccagtaagattgcacctaaatcaaccatttatcggatcatcaagaacttcaaggagagcggttcaattgttgtgaagaaggcttcagggcacccgagaaagtccagcaagcgccaggaccgtctcctaaagttgattcagctgcgggatcggagcatcaccagtacagagcttgctcaggaatggcagcaggcaggtgtgagagcgtctgcacgcacagtgaggcgaagacttttggaggatggcctagATGGTctagaagggcagcaaagaagccacttctctccaggaaaaacatcagggacagactgatattctgcaaaaggtacagggattggactgctgaggactggggtaaagtcattttctctgatgaatcccctttccgattgtttggggcatccggaaaaaaccttatccagagaagacaaggtgagcgctaccgtcagtcctgtgtcatgccaacagtaaagcatcctgagaccattcatgtgtggggttgcttttcagccaagggagtgggctcactcactgtttgcctaagaacacagccatgaataaagaagggtaccaacacatcctccgagagcaacttctcccaacatCCAGGAACAggttggtgacaaacaatgccttttccagcatgatggagcaccttgccataaggcaaaagtgataactaagtggctcggggaacaaaacatcgatattttgggtccatggccaggaaactccccagaccttaatcccattgagaacttgtggtcaatcctcaagaggtgggtggacaaacaaaaacccacaaattctgacaaactccaagcattgattatgcaagaatgggatGACATCAGtcagttaattgacagcatgccagggcggattgcagaggtcttgaaaaagaagggtcaccactgcaaatattgactttgaatcaacttcatgtaattgtcaataaaagcctttgacacttatgaaatgcttgtaattatacttcagtattccatagcaacatctgacaaaaatatctaaagacactgacgcagcaaactttgtggaaattaatatttgtgtcattttcaaaacttttggccacgactgtatgtaaacttccgactccatCTGTAATTGTATAATTCAACTGCTCTGAACTGATCACATTCCCTCATGCATGTTTCTTCTTTCTTTGTGGTGCCATCCCCCAGAGATCCCTGGCCTGCTGTCCACCATGTGGCAGACCTTGGGCCATGCCAACCAGCCCCCCCACCCTGCAGTGTCCCCACAGGCGGTCTCTACGGCAACAGGGAGGGGCGAGagctacacatacacacaccaccactCCATGTCAGGACACTTTGGCCAAGGGTTCAGTTCTCCACTCCATCATCAGCCCATGTCCAACCGCTCAGCTCTGACTCAGGACAACATGAATGAAAGCATGTCCAACTTTGGACCCGACATGGCCATCAGTGAGCACAGTGTGGACGGAGACTTGGAGCTGAGTGACATCACAGAGAACGACGACCCCCACAGCTCTCTGTGTGGCTCAGCATCCAACCTACCTGTGATGAGGACATGCTCAGAGACACACTGTGTTAATGGGACTGGCCATGTAAGGAAAAATGCTATTCATTCCAGATAAAGACAGATTGGTAACGTAGCCACATATAGATCTTCCTCCAAAGTTTATGAAGgtttgaatgtgtttttaattCTGATTACATTTGCTCTCTCTTCCTATTGGTTGTGCAGGTAAACCAGGTGGAGGTATATCCGGGTTCCGGTGTCTTCTGTGAAATGCGGTCCTGGCATGCAGCCAATCAGACGCAGTCTCCCACGGCGATGGCGCGCACCCTGTTGCTGGGCGTGTTCGACATGGACACCCTGCTTAACAGCAACCTGCGAGGGGGGAGGAGCCGCAGACCAACGTTCCCCAACCACCGCACCGCCCTGGACCCACACAAGCTCAACGCCATTTATAGTATGTGTGTTATTGACACATTCCCTGATCAACAGCCTTACGAACAACCTTCAACCACCTTTCATTGTATTTTTCTTCCAAGTTCACTTGATCATTCATTGATAAGTGAAAACAACACACTCACTTTCTCAATCATTAGAAAGATATCTAACTGGTACAGTTAAagtagaaaatggctgtgttcctCACTGCTGCGTTGTCCTCCCTCCTCCAATTGTTGTTGTGctgtcactctctccctccgCAGATGCCACGCTGGCCCGCTTCCCATTGGCCAGGAAGGGGCAAATTGGCACCGGCATCAACTCCAAGCTGTCTGAGATCCGGTTCCGATCCAGGAGAGCCAACCGGGACCCCAGTTATCTATGAAGGACTGTTCCTGCCCAAACGCCAAGTTTTATTCAATCAACATTTTTGTTCTAGTTTTTTTTTCAATCACATTAACTGTGTCAGTGTATCAGTGCATGTGCCTGCCGAATGTCTTGCCTATGAATTTTTCCACATTGGCTTTAACATTGTCTTCAGCTAGAGATACTGTGGAAGAGAATGGCAAAGTTACTCAAAAGACAGCCTAATGATAGAGGAAGGATTCAAGACCAGTGGAAAAAGGTGCAGAAGAACTGGCTTTGATGGTTATATCCACCCTCTGTCACCGGCCAACCATTAGCAAACCACACGGGAACAGCCCCCGGGGTATTCTCTCTGACTGATAGAGATGCATAGATCCAGGACTGCTGACCCATGTGTGATCAACCAGTGGAGGAACGGAGGCTTCAGTCACGTCTCACCAGACAGACGCCTCTCTGTCGTTGACCTCTACCCACTTAGACAGAGGaggcgggggagggggggggggggggttggaggggGTCCAAATGATATTTCTCCATTGATTTCTCTGATCCTAGGCATTAAGCTAACTCCAAAAGCTCCATTACCACCCCATGGTCCCCTCCTTAACCTCTATCCCTCTTCTTCCCCTTGAGATAAGCGTCATGCCTAATGGACCCCAGGTACTCTGAGCCTCCAGGAGGATGACGGCATGAATTCATTCATCTTAAAGGACTTAAACAGTGTGTGACTCTCCCCAGGTTCACTATGTCCACAGGGCCCACATGAAGAGAATGGGACTGGAGATTTGGCTTGATGCAGATATGACATATTGGAGAAGATGTAACCGTTGTA comes from Salmo trutta chromosome 18, fSalTru1.1, whole genome shotgun sequence and encodes:
- the LOC115153093 gene encoding uncharacterized protein LOC115153093 codes for the protein MQEMPESQPSKCEVERNHECMILQQRIETACIGNNRTMKMEMDVFNPSHTAELQFLRSRVRELEKEKAEMAAENQRLHNMLVKEIPGLLSTMWQTLGHANQPPHPAVSPQAVSTATGRGESYTYTHHHSMSGHFGQGFSSPLHHQPMSNRSALTQDNMNESMSNFGPDMAISEHSVDGDLELSDITENDDPHSSLCGSASNLPVMRTCSETHCVNGTGHVNQVEVYPGSGVFCEMRSWHAANQTQSPTAMARTLLLGVFDMDTLLNSNLRGGRSRRPTFPNHRTALDPHKLNAIYNATLARFPLARKGQIGTGINSKLSEIRFRSRRANRDPSYL